Proteins from one Elgaria multicarinata webbii isolate HBS135686 ecotype San Diego chromosome 3, rElgMul1.1.pri, whole genome shotgun sequence genomic window:
- the SOCS3 gene encoding suppressor of cytokine signaling 3: MVTHSKFPSAGMSHPLDTSLRLKTFTSKSEYQLVVNAVRKLQESGFYWSAVTGGQANLLLSAEPTGTFLIRDSSDQRHFFTLSVKTESGTKNLRIQCEGGHFSLQSDPHSSQPVPRFDCVLKLVHHYMPLPEQQSGQSSHPKRAYYIYSGGEKIPLVLNRPLSSNVSTLQHLCRKTVNGHLDSYEKMTQLPGPIKEFLDQYDAPF, encoded by the coding sequence ATGGTCACCCACAGCAAGTTCCCCAGTGCAGGGATGAGCCACCCGCTGGACACCAGCCTGCGCCTCAAGACTTTCACCTCCAAGAGTGAataccagctggtggtgaacgcGGTGCGCAAGCTGCAGGAGAGCGGCTTCTATTGGAGTGCAGTGACGGGCGGTCAGGCCAACCTGCTGCTGAGCGCTGAGCCCACCGGCACCTTCCTCATCCGTGACAGCTCCGACCAGCGCCACTTCTTCACTCTCAGCGTCAAGACGGAGTCTGGCACCAAAAACCTGCGGATCCAGTGTGAAGGGGGGCACTTCTCGCTCCAGAGCGACCCCCACAGCAGCCAGCCTGTGCCCCGCTTCGACTGTGTCCTGAAGCTGGTCCACCACTACATGCCCCTCCCTGAGCAGCAGTCGGGGCAGTCGTCGCACCCCAAACGTGCCTACTACATCTACTCAGGTGGAGAGAAGATCCCACTGGTGCTGAACCGCCCGCTCTCCTCCAATGTGTCCACCCTGCAGCATTTGTGCCGCAAGACGGTCAATGGGCACTTGGATTCCTATGAGAAGATGACCCAGCTCCCGGGCCCCATCAAAGAATTCCTGGACCAGTATGATGCACCCTTCTAA